A window of the Roseburia sp. 831b genome harbors these coding sequences:
- a CDS encoding DUF4190 domain-containing protein: MKQSRLGIASLVCGIAGVLFSFIAIGIIPSIVGLILAILAFTRKNKGHETAIAGLIVSIVGILIFCAILMIINVGNNRKKDISYTAESEQEIIEDSETKTNMTSEESTIVGTEKEKDDKKEEKYIETIAEYTLPDSIGWYTNHFIVVKNISDKTVDISTSSLAYGSDNTIVSSADGELYALGAGCVSVIDEAFETNADIDHYETKMNVSTSKYYKSVIQDLSYIQNDIENGAVFQVTNNGDDAADFVEGYALFFSNDELVEYEMTYFTDDDSELKPGETISEQMTAYKDFDRVEFYLAGRK, encoded by the coding sequence ATGAAACAAAGCAGATTGGGGATTGCATCATTAGTGTGTGGAATAGCTGGTGTCTTGTTTTCATTCATAGCTATTGGAATTATACCATCAATAGTTGGACTTATTTTGGCAATACTGGCATTTACAAGGAAAAATAAGGGACATGAGACGGCTATTGCAGGACTAATTGTATCAATAGTTGGCATACTCATTTTTTGCGCAATTCTAATGATTATAAATGTAGGAAATAACAGAAAAAAAGATATTTCATACACTGCTGAAAGTGAACAAGAAATAATTGAAGATAGTGAAACAAAAACTAATATGACGTCAGAGGAAAGTACAATAGTCGGTACTGAAAAGGAAAAAGATGATAAAAAAGAAGAAAAATATATAGAAACTATAGCAGAATATACACTTCCTGATAGCATAGGTTGGTATACAAACCACTTTATTGTTGTTAAGAATATTTCTGATAAAACTGTTGATATATCAACATCATCGTTAGCATATGGATCAGATAATACAATAGTGTCTTCTGCCGATGGTGAATTGTATGCACTTGGTGCTGGATGCGTATCCGTTATAGATGAAGCTTTTGAAACAAATGCTGATATTGACCATTATGAGACAAAAATGAATGTATCCACCAGTAAATATTATAAATCCGTTATACAAGATTTGTCATATATTCAAAATGATATAGAAAATGGTGCTGTATTTCAAGTAACAAATAATGGAGATGATGCAGCGGATTTTGTTGAAGGTTACGCTTTATTTTTTTCTAATGATGAATTGGTTGAATATGAAATGACATATTTTACAGATGATGATTCAGAATTGAAACCAGGTGAAACAATATCAGAACAAATGACAGCATATAAAGATTTTGATAGAGTAGAATTTTATTTAGCAGGAAGAAAATAA
- a CDS encoding GH25 family lysozyme, translating into MRKVIDLSKYNTVSDFGAVANSVDGVIIRAGYRGYGSGKVVQDAKFVEFAQACKEKGIPFGIYFMSQAINIEEAEEEAQFAATFADQYGATLPLFIDSEDGDGTPKVVRADRLSKEDRTAIVKAFCEKVVSCGKEAGVYASESWFKSNLDYDQIKQYKIWCAKYGTNDGNAQTSPALERVDMWQYTSKGSISGVEGSVDLNEYFFEIKHETPLQATQAVVDKPKYIENDKVGQYQHAANIGFDLKGTKNELAEDKKFGPKTQNVAKTHLIYYNIQGCPTAVRWWQEIIGVTSDGKFGNKTLEATREWQKAHGLVPDGVVGLATVTEAIK; encoded by the coding sequence ATGAGAAAAGTGATTGACTTATCAAAATATAATACAGTTTCAGATTTTGGAGCTGTGGCTAACAGCGTGGATGGAGTTATCATCCGTGCTGGCTATCGCGGATATGGATCAGGCAAGGTGGTACAGGATGCAAAGTTTGTTGAGTTCGCACAGGCATGCAAAGAGAAAGGTATTCCGTTTGGAATCTATTTTATGTCACAGGCAATAAATATTGAAGAAGCAGAAGAGGAGGCACAGTTTGCGGCTACATTTGCTGACCAGTACGGTGCGACACTTCCACTGTTTATAGATTCAGAGGACGGAGATGGTACACCGAAGGTTGTTCGTGCCGACAGACTTTCTAAAGAGGATAGAACAGCAATTGTAAAAGCTTTCTGTGAAAAAGTTGTATCATGCGGCAAAGAAGCTGGTGTGTATGCATCTGAGTCTTGGTTCAAGAGTAATCTTGATTATGACCAGATTAAGCAGTATAAGATTTGGTGCGCAAAATACGGTACAAATGATGGAAATGCGCAGACAAGCCCAGCACTCGAAAGAGTTGACATGTGGCAGTATACCTCTAAAGGCTCTATTTCTGGCGTAGAGGGTAGTGTGGATTTAAACGAGTACTTCTTTGAAATCAAACACGAAACGCCTTTACAAGCCACACAGGCAGTCGTAGACAAGCCTAAGTACATTGAAAATGACAAGGTGGGGCAGTACCAGCATGCAGCGAACATCGGGTTTGATTTGAAAGGCACAAAAAATGAACTTGCAGAGGACAAGAAGTTTGGCCCGAAAACGCAGAATGTGGCAAAAACGCACCTGATTTATTACAACATCCAGGGATGCCCTACTGCGGTCAGATGGTGGCAGGAAATTATTGGCGTAACTTCAGATGGCAAGTTTGGAAACAAGACACTAGAAGCAACTAGAGAGTGGCAGAAAGCACATGGACTTGTTCCAGACGGTGTTGTTGGTCTTGCAACTGTGACCGAAGCAATTAAATAA
- a CDS encoding helix-turn-helix transcriptional regulator, producing MQELRWKHGWSEERLAMESGVSRSTICRLENQKDINPKIEVAFKLANALDVSVEELFFW from the coding sequence TTGCAGGAATTAAGATGGAAACATGGGTGGTCGGAGGAACGGTTAGCAATGGAATCTGGCGTAAGCCGAAGCACAATTTGTAGATTAGAGAATCAGAAAGATATTAATCCGAAGATAGAGGTTGCTTTTAAGCTTGCCAATGCCTTGGATGTAAGCGTAGAGGAGTTATTCTTTTGGTAA
- a CDS encoding phage holin family protein produces the protein MTDLGFLSEFMVPVIVGICLCVGYVIKKWIKDVDNKYIPTVCAILGVILAIWMNGWSISPSILLSGLFSGLASTGLHQLLKQLIDGDKKTESEEK, from the coding sequence ATGACAGATTTAGGATTTTTATCAGAATTTATGGTGCCTGTAATTGTAGGAATTTGTCTTTGTGTAGGCTATGTAATCAAGAAATGGATTAAGGATGTTGACAATAAGTATATTCCTACTGTGTGTGCCATTTTAGGCGTTATTTTAGCAATTTGGATGAATGGATGGAGTATTTCACCATCTATCTTGCTAAGTGGCTTATTTAGTGGATTAGCAAGTACCGGATTACATCAGTTGTTAAAACAATTGATTGATGGCGATAAGAAAACAGAAAGTGAGGAAAAATAA